Proteins from a single region of Cydia splendana chromosome 9, ilCydSple1.2, whole genome shotgun sequence:
- the LOC134793895 gene encoding uncharacterized protein LOC134793895, translated as MSVVFHRSPGKMILNSFVAAIVLSFAWVKSVDGGTSYSNVYMQSGPSLGFYGPAAVRSGQLAPQSDAPLMSSLLPPCVSPCVVPGQQVAALTPVATSSANFVTYKSPIRVPVVVAPSKDDATSYEYSYVVYDENTGDQKAQKETSDGSVVRGQYSLIQPDGYVREVQYTADDIKGFNAVVKNFLPKEEAKSIPPCPEIKSEPLKEAQNKTDEAHDLEPVAHGEVHEEKHGHEGESREEHEAHAKPKLEEHGREEPKIHEKHGGHEDHGGPAGPKGHKETTHEERVEAKEQKSPEEHTEPESHRVSHTAEKHGGEGKEETSTTQSFEVLPIVTDPLVSYNDVIKCIQSAINRANTPQPLASPLTYIVLNKPC; from the exons ATGTCAGTAGTGTTCCATCGATCACCTGGAAAGATGATTTTAAAC AGTTTCGTGGCAGCTATAGTGTTAAGTTTTGCTTGGGTAAAGTCAGTTGATGGCGGTACGTCGTACTCAAATGTGTACATGCAAAGCGGTCCAAGTCTGGGTTTCTACGGCCCTGCGGCTGTAAGAAGCGGGCAACTCGCTCCCCAGTCTGATGCGCCTCTAATGTCAAGTTTGTTACCGCCGTGTGTATCACCGTGTGTCGTTCCTGGTCAACAAGTGGCTGCCTTAACTCCAGTAGCAACCAGTAGTGCCAATTTTGTTACGTACAAATCTCCGATAAGAGTCCCAGTTGTTGTAGCACCGAGTAAAGAT GATGCTACGAGCTACGAGTATTCCTATGTGGTTTACGATGAGAACACCGGTGACCAAAAAGCTCAAAAAGAAACAAGTGACGGCTCCGTAGTGCGGGGCCAATACTCATTAATCCAGCCCGATGGATATGTCCGAGAGGTGCAGTACACTGCTGATGATATTAAAGG ATTTAACGCAGTCGTTAAAAACTTTTTACCCAAGGAAGAAGCTAAATCCATCCCACCATGTCCTGAAATAAAAAGCGAACCGCTAAAAGAAGCACAAAATAAAACAGATGAAGCACACGATCTCGAGCCTGTAGCACATGGAGAAGTTCATGAAGAAAAACATGGTCATGAAGGTGAAAGTCGTGAAGAACACGAGGCCCATGCAAAACCTAAACTTGAAGAACATGGTCGTGAAGAACCTAAAATTCATGAAAAGCATGGGGGACATGAGGATCATGGAGGGCCCGCAGGACCGAAGGGTCACAAGGAGACCACACACGAAGAACGCGTCGAAGCTAAAGAGCAGAAATCCCCAGAAGAGCACACAGAACCAGAAAGCCATAGAGTATCCCATACTGCTGAGAAACATGGGGGTGAAGGAAAGGAAGAGACGAGTACAACACAGAGCTTTGAAGTGCTACCGATCGTTACTGATCCACTTGTTTCTTACAATGACGTCATTAAGTGCATACAATCTGCCATTAATCGAGCGAATACGCCGCAACCATTAGCTTCTCCACTAACGTACATTGTATTGAACAAGCCCTGTTAA
- the LOC134793684 gene encoding cuticle protein 7-like, whose product MFSKIVAFGALLAAANAGLLGHGHAVSSQSIIRHDEGHYAPAHYAAPAHYASAHYAAPVVHAAPVVHAAPIAHYAPAAHYDHHDEYAHPKYDYAYSVADPHTGDHKSQHESRDGDAVHGYYELVQPDGSVRKVEYTADDHNGFNAVVHNSAPSIHAAPAHDYHHY is encoded by the exons ATGTTCAGCAAA atcgTAGCTTTCGGCGCACTCCTGGCTGCGGCCAACGCTGGCCTCCTCGGCCATGGCCACGCCGTATCTTCCCAAAGCATCATCCGTCACGACGAGGGCCACTATGCCCCAGCGCACTATGCCGCCCCGGCTCACTACGCTTCAGCTCACTACGCCGCTCCCGTAGTCCACGCCGCCCCTGTCGTCCACGCCGCTCCTATCGCTCACTACGCCCCTGCTGCTCACTACGATCATCATGATGAATAT GCTCATCCCAAATACGACTATGCGTACTCCGTGGCTGACCCGCACACCGGCGACCACAAGTCGCAGCACGAGTCCCGCGACGGCGACGCCGTGCACGGCTACTACGAGCTGGTGCAGCCCGACGGCTCCGTGCGCAAGGTCGAGTACACCGCCGATGACCACAATGG TTTCAACGCTGTTGTTCACAACTCAGCCCCTTCCATCCACGCTGCTCCCGCCCACGATTACCatcattattaa
- the LOC134793683 gene encoding cuticle protein 8-like, with protein sequence MFSKIVVFGALLAAASAGHLGYGHAVSSQSIVRHDEGHYAPAHYAAPAHYAPVHYAAPVVHAAPIAHYAAPIAAYAPVAHYDGHDEYAHPKYDFAYSVSDPHTGDHKSQHESRDGDAVHGYYELVQPDGSVRKVEYTADDHNGFNAVVHNSAPTIHAAPAHDYHHY encoded by the exons ATGTTCAGCAAA ATCGTAGTTTTCGGCGCCCTCTTGGCCGCGGCCAGCGCTGGCCACCTCGGTTACGGCCACGCTGTGTCTTCCCAGAGCATCGTCCGTCACGACGAGGGTCACTATGCCCCAGCCCACTATGCCGCCCCGGCTCACTACGCCCCGGTGCACTACGCTGCTCCCGTAGTCCACGCCGCCCCTATTGCTCACTACGCTGCCCCTATCGCCGCCTACGCTCCTGTCGCTCATTACGATGGGCATGATGAATAC GCTCATCCCAAATATGACTTCGCGTACTCCGTGTCGGACCCGCACACCGGCGACCACAAGTCGCAGCACGAGTCCCGCGACGGCGACGCCGTGCACGGCTACTACGAGCTGGTGCAGCCCGACGGCTCCGTGCGCAAGGTCGAGTACACCGCTGATGACCACAATGG TTTCAACGCTGTGGTGCATAATTCTGCTCCTACCATCCACGCTGCCCCTGCCCATGACTACCATCATTATTAA
- the LOC134793896 gene encoding histidine-rich glycoprotein-like, with amino-acid sequence MFSKILAFGAMVAAAYAGLIPEYGHAVSSQSIVHHGDYAPHGDYAHGDYAYGHLAAPAHYAAPLAHAAPLAHYAAPVAYGHGYEGHEGHDEYAHPKYDYAYSVSDPHTGDHKSQHESRDGDAVHGYYELVQPDGSVRKVEYTADDHNGFNAVVHNSAPSIHPEPYHGHHFTHLYPKNMFTKILALSAVVATAQAGLLGLGHGLGHDHGYSVSSQHNVVHHPHYAPEAHFAPSAHEEYSHGGHYAAPIVHGVHYGASPLLHSAPLIHAAPIAHATPLAHAGPISHGSTIAHIAPLTHAAPLSHAHIAPIAHHGYASHHDGHDTYAHPKYQYSYSVEDPHTGDHKSQHEIRDGDVVKGGYSLLQPDGSVRKVTYTADDHNGFNAVVENSGPSHHVYSSQHHHY; translated from the exons ATGTTCAGCAAA ATCTTAGCTTTCGGCGCCATGGTCGCAGCCGCTTACGCGGGTCTGATCCCTGAGTACGGACACGCTGTGTCCTCCCAGAGCATCGTGCACCACGGCGACTACGCACCCCATGGCGATTACGCCCATGGTGACTACGCCTACGGCCACCTCGCCGCACCCGCCCACTACGCGGCGCCTCTGGCCCACGCCGCGCCCCTGGCTCACTACGCTGCCCCCGTCGCCTACGGTCATGGATACGAGGGACATGAGGGACATGATGAATAT GCCCACCCCAAATACGACTACGCGTACTCCGTGTCGGACCCTCACACCGGCGACCACAAGTCACAGCACGAGTCCCGCGACGGCGACGCCGTGCACGGCTACTACGAGCTGGTGCAGCCCGATGGCTCCGTGCGCAAGGTCGAGTACACCGCCGATGACCACAATGG GTTCAACGCGGTCGTGCACAACTCCGCCCCATCCATCCACCCCGAGCCCTACCACGGCCACCATT TCACGCATCTCTATCCAAAAAACATGTTCACCAAA ATTTTAGCTTTGAGTGCCGTGGTGGCGACCGCTCAGGCTGGTCTCCTGGGACTGGGCCATGGGCTCGGCCACGACCATGGATATTCAGTATCTTCTCAGCACAACGTAGTCCACCATCCCCACTATGCTCCTGAAGCACACTTCGCCCCTAGTGCTCATGAGGAGTACTCCCATGGTGGTCACTACGCTGCTCCCATCGTCCATGGTGTCCACTACGGTGCCTCTCCCCTGCTCCACAGTGCTCCCCTGATTCACGCCGCTCCCATTGCTCATGCTACCCCTCTCGCCCATGCTGGACCCATTTCACATGGTTCAACCATCGCTCACATTGCCCCCTTGACCCATGCGGCTCCTCTGTCCCATGCTCATATCGCCCCCATTGCTCATCACGGTTATGCTTCCCACCACGACGGACATGACACATAC GCTCACCCCAAATACCAGTACTCTTACTCCGTTGAGGATCCCCACACCGGTGATCACAAGTCTCAGCACGAGATCCGCGACGGCGACGTCGTGAAGGGCGGATACTCCCTGCTGCAGCCCGATGGCTCCGTCCGCAAGGTTACCTACACCGCTGACGACCACAATGG